The following proteins are co-located in the Mesorhizobium australicum WSM2073 genome:
- a CDS encoding acetate--CoA ligase family protein encodes MHKLERLLRPKSIAVFGGVQAAAVVAQSIKMGFAGEIWPVHPTKDEVAGRKAYRSVADLPGAPDAAFVGVNRHLTIEVVKALAERGAGGAVCFAAGFLETEAYDEDGERLQAELVAAAGQMPIIGPNCYGLINYADGALLWPDQHGGIRLEGGGKGVAIITQSSNIAINMTMQKRGLPIAFLMTAGNQAQTGLSEMALGLIEDERVTALGLHIEAFDSVAGFERLAARARELKKPIIAMKVGRSEQARQATVSHTASLAGSDAASGAFLKRLGIARVDSIPSFIEALKLLHITGPLPGYTLSSMSCSGGEASVMADSAEGRWVNFPVLNDTHRAHVKSTLGPLVAVANPLDYHTFIWNNEPAMTATFTAMVSGGFDLNMLVLDFPRPDRCSVTDWWATLRAFESALKTNKAHGAIVSSLPENLPEEYTAELMARGMVPLFGISEAMDAAQAAAFIGWAWREPQAQPVDTSASGAAGGDHVTPDEAQAKARLIKAGLPVPKGERAGNAVEAVISSMALGFPVALKALGVTHKSEVGAVRLNLKDAESVSTAAHDLLPLGTGLYVERMVRDGVAELIVGFTRDPMFGAVMTLGTGGVLVELLRDSVTLMLPATRDDIEAALRGLKLFPLLEGYRGRPKADLAAAIDAIAGIAGFVQENAGEIEELDINPLIVCSEGKGAWIADALLVLGENKNA; translated from the coding sequence ATGCATAAACTTGAACGCCTCCTGCGCCCCAAATCGATCGCCGTGTTCGGCGGCGTGCAGGCCGCCGCCGTCGTCGCGCAATCGATCAAGATGGGCTTTGCCGGCGAGATCTGGCCGGTGCACCCAACCAAGGACGAAGTGGCCGGACGCAAGGCCTACCGATCCGTCGCCGATTTGCCCGGCGCGCCGGACGCCGCCTTTGTCGGCGTCAACCGGCACCTCACCATCGAGGTGGTCAAGGCGCTGGCCGAACGCGGCGCCGGCGGCGCCGTCTGCTTTGCCGCCGGCTTCCTCGAGACCGAGGCCTATGACGAGGACGGCGAAAGGCTGCAGGCCGAACTGGTGGCCGCCGCCGGCCAGATGCCGATCATCGGACCGAACTGCTACGGCCTGATCAATTATGCGGACGGCGCGCTTTTGTGGCCAGACCAGCATGGCGGCATCAGGCTGGAAGGCGGCGGCAAGGGTGTCGCCATCATCACCCAGTCGTCCAACATCGCCATCAACATGACGATGCAGAAGCGCGGCCTACCGATCGCCTTCCTGATGACCGCCGGCAACCAGGCGCAGACCGGCCTGTCCGAAATGGCGCTCGGCCTGATCGAGGACGAGCGCGTCACCGCGCTTGGCCTGCACATCGAGGCGTTCGATTCGGTAGCCGGCTTCGAGCGCCTGGCGGCAAGGGCACGTGAGCTCAAGAAGCCGATCATCGCTATGAAGGTCGGCCGCTCCGAGCAGGCGCGGCAGGCAACCGTCTCGCACACGGCGTCACTCGCCGGCTCGGACGCTGCTTCCGGCGCCTTCCTGAAGCGGCTTGGCATCGCTCGCGTCGATTCCATCCCCTCCTTCATCGAGGCGCTGAAGCTGCTGCACATCACCGGCCCGCTGCCTGGCTATACCTTGTCGTCGATGAGCTGTTCGGGCGGCGAGGCATCGGTCATGGCCGACAGCGCCGAAGGCCGATGGGTCAACTTCCCGGTCCTGAACGACACCCATCGCGCCCATGTCAAATCGACGCTCGGGCCGCTGGTCGCGGTGGCCAATCCCCTGGACTATCACACCTTCATCTGGAACAACGAGCCGGCGATGACCGCCACCTTCACCGCCATGGTGTCGGGCGGCTTCGACCTCAACATGCTGGTGCTCGACTTCCCGCGTCCCGATCGCTGCTCGGTGACCGACTGGTGGGCGACGCTGCGCGCCTTCGAATCGGCGCTAAAGACCAACAAGGCGCATGGCGCCATCGTCTCCTCGTTGCCGGAGAACCTGCCGGAGGAATACACCGCCGAGCTGATGGCGCGGGGCATGGTGCCGCTGTTCGGCATTTCCGAGGCGATGGATGCGGCCCAAGCCGCGGCCTTCATCGGCTGGGCCTGGCGCGAACCGCAGGCGCAGCCGGTGGATACATCGGCGTCGGGCGCGGCCGGTGGCGATCATGTTACGCCCGACGAGGCGCAAGCCAAGGCGCGGCTGATCAAGGCCGGGCTTCCAGTGCCAAAAGGCGAACGCGCCGGCAATGCGGTCGAAGCGGTGATCTCGTCGATGGCGCTCGGCTTTCCCGTCGCCCTGAAGGCGCTTGGCGTCACCCACAAGTCCGAGGTCGGCGCCGTCAGGCTGAACCTCAAGGACGCCGAATCGGTCAGCACCGCGGCGCATGACCTGTTGCCGCTCGGCACCGGGCTCTATGTCGAGCGCATGGTGCGCGACGGCGTCGCCGAACTGATCGTCGGCTTCACCCGCGACCCGATGTTCGGCGCCGTGATGACGCTGGGCACCGGCGGCGTGCTGGTCGAATTGCTGCGCGACAGCGTCACGCTGATGCTGCCGGCAACGCGCGACGACATCGAGGCCGCACTGCGCGGCCTGAAACTGTTCCCGCTGCTCGAAGGCTATCGCGGTCGGCCGAAGGCCGATCTCGCGGCCGCCATCGACGCCATCGCGGGCATTGCCGGCTTCGTGCAGGAGAATGCCGGCGAGATCGAGGAACTCGACATCAATCCACTGATCGTCTGCTCCGAGGGCAAGGGTGCCTGGATCGCCGATGCATTGCTGGTGCTGGGAGAAAACAAGAATGCCTGA
- a CDS encoding carnitinyl-CoA dehydratase — protein MPDVISTRREGLILEVTLDRPKANAIDLKTSRLMGETFKAFRDDPDLRVAIVKTAGDKFFSAGWDLKAAASGDAVDGDYGVGGFAGLQELRDLNKPVIACVNGMAVGGGFELALSCDLIYASDHSSFALPEIRAGTLADAATIKLPKRIPYHVAMDLLLTGRWMDVAEAHRWGLVNEVLPKEKLEDRVWEIARLLASGPPLVFAAIKETARVAESLTFQEAMNKVTRRQLPTVDALYGSEDNMEGFRAFAEKREPVWKGK, from the coding sequence ATGCCTGACGTCATTTCGACCCGCCGCGAAGGCTTGATCCTCGAGGTCACGCTCGACCGCCCCAAGGCCAATGCCATCGATCTGAAAACATCGCGGCTGATGGGCGAAACCTTCAAGGCGTTCCGCGACGATCCCGACCTGCGCGTCGCCATCGTCAAGACCGCCGGCGACAAGTTCTTCAGCGCCGGCTGGGACCTGAAGGCCGCCGCGAGCGGCGACGCGGTCGACGGCGACTATGGCGTCGGCGGTTTCGCCGGTCTGCAGGAACTGCGCGACCTGAACAAGCCGGTCATCGCCTGCGTCAACGGCATGGCGGTGGGCGGCGGCTTCGAGCTGGCGCTGTCCTGCGATCTCATCTACGCCTCCGATCATTCCTCCTTCGCGCTGCCCGAAATCCGCGCCGGCACGCTGGCCGACGCGGCGACGATCAAGCTGCCGAAGCGCATCCCCTATCATGTCGCCATGGACCTTTTGCTCACCGGCCGCTGGATGGATGTCGCCGAGGCGCATCGCTGGGGCCTGGTCAACGAGGTGCTGCCCAAGGAAAAGCTCGAGGACCGCGTCTGGGAGATCGCCCGGCTGCTCGCCAGCGGCCCGCCGCTGGTGTTCGCAGCGATCAAGGAGACCGCGCGGGTGGCGGAATCGCTGACCTTCCAGGAGGCGATGAACAAGGTGACGCGCCGGCAACTGCCGACGGTCGATGCGCTGTACGGTTCCGAGGACAATATGGAAGGTTTCCGCGCGTTTGCGGAGAAGCGGGAGCCGGTTTGGAAGGGGAAATAA
- a CDS encoding alpha/beta hydrolase gives MTDYIKLIDAETWAFIERTNSYYPPDTIDYTIAQQREIYDRMCREFFAGYPQGVTAETTAIAGPACDVPMRIYRNAKPDHAAMVLYLHGGGFILGGLDSHDDVCAELCGRTGYEVVSVDYRLAPEHLHPAAFEDAMSAIEWAAGTYDRPVLLCGDSAGGNLCAAVAHATRGHAKKPIGQVLIYPGLGGDRARGSYVTHAEAPMLTVRDLEFYKHIRTGGVDQTGDITLYPLADADFANLPPTVLITAQCDPLSSDGEAYRDRIVAAGGRAAWFEEPGLVHGYLRARHAVGRARASFTRIVDAVATLGKGAWTW, from the coding sequence ATGACCGACTACATCAAACTCATCGACGCCGAGACCTGGGCCTTCATCGAGCGGACGAATTCCTATTATCCGCCCGACACGATCGATTACACGATCGCGCAGCAGCGCGAGATCTACGATCGCATGTGCCGCGAGTTCTTTGCCGGCTATCCGCAAGGCGTGACGGCCGAGACGACCGCTATTGCCGGGCCGGCATGCGATGTCCCGATGCGCATCTACCGCAACGCAAAGCCGGACCATGCCGCCATGGTGCTCTACCTCCATGGCGGGGGCTTCATCCTCGGCGGGCTGGACAGCCATGACGACGTCTGCGCCGAGCTTTGCGGCCGCACCGGTTATGAGGTGGTCTCGGTCGACTACCGGCTGGCGCCGGAGCATCTGCATCCGGCCGCTTTCGAGGATGCGATGAGCGCCATCGAATGGGCCGCCGGGACCTACGACCGCCCGGTCTTGCTGTGCGGCGACAGCGCCGGCGGCAATCTTTGCGCCGCCGTTGCGCACGCGACACGTGGCCACGCGAAAAAGCCGATCGGCCAGGTGCTGATCTATCCCGGCCTCGGCGGCGATCGCGCGCGCGGCTCCTATGTGACGCATGCCGAAGCGCCGATGCTGACGGTGCGCGACCTTGAATTCTACAAACACATCCGTACCGGCGGCGTGGACCAGACCGGTGACATCACGCTTTATCCGCTGGCCGATGCCGATTTCGCCAATCTGCCGCCGACCGTGCTGATTACCGCCCAGTGCGACCCGCTGTCATCCGATGGCGAGGCTTATCGCGACCGCATCGTCGCGGCGGGCGGGCGCGCCGCCTGGTTCGAGGAGCCCGGCCTGGTGCACGGCTATCTCAGGGCCCGGCATGCCGTTGGCCGCGCCCGCGCGAGCTTCACCCGGATCGTCGACGCGGTGGCCACGCTCGGAAAGGGCGCCTGGACCTGGTAG
- a CDS encoding GntR family transcriptional regulator: MAKEPKNTLRDSVYSALKAMIVTGQISPGSRVTESDIAAKLNVSRTPVREAFNRLERDGLVTGRPRQGYAVTEFDINMFREAFAIRELLDGHATELAAAAATEKDKARLRAMLAECERLAAIPDRTTREKFQELEVGIDLHRVIAEISGNVMLHGMLCGILDKCQHYVWTELLWLDEWKIARDEHAEIVEAICANDISRAGALARAHVRGSRENVLRLLQAKSDYQSFLAKAS, translated from the coding sequence TTGGCCAAGGAACCAAAAAACACGCTGCGCGACTCGGTCTATTCCGCGCTCAAGGCGATGATCGTGACCGGCCAGATTTCGCCGGGTTCACGCGTCACCGAAAGCGACATCGCGGCGAAACTCAATGTCAGCCGCACCCCCGTGCGCGAAGCCTTCAACCGCCTGGAGCGCGACGGGCTGGTCACCGGCCGGCCGCGCCAGGGCTATGCCGTCACCGAGTTCGACATCAACATGTTCCGCGAGGCCTTCGCCATCCGCGAACTGCTCGACGGTCATGCGACCGAACTGGCGGCGGCCGCCGCGACCGAGAAGGACAAGGCGCGGCTGCGCGCCATGCTGGCCGAATGCGAGCGGCTGGCCGCCATTCCCGACCGCACGACGCGGGAAAAATTCCAGGAGCTGGAGGTCGGCATCGATCTCCACCGCGTCATTGCCGAGATCAGCGGCAATGTCATGCTGCATGGCATGCTGTGCGGCATCCTCGACAAGTGCCAGCACTATGTCTGGACCGAACTCTTGTGGCTCGATGAATGGAAGATCGCCCGCGACGAACACGCCGAGATCGTCGAGGCGATCTGCGCAAATGATATCAGCCGCGCCGGCGCGCTGGCCCGCGCGCATGTGCGCGGTTCGCGCGAGAACGTGCTGCGCCTGCTGCAGGCGAAATCGGATTATCAGAGCTTCCTGGCCAAGGCGTCCTGA
- a CDS encoding ABC transporter substrate-binding protein: MNRTTSFRTLAIAGLIASVAVPAVAADTITVASWGGTYQEAQTKAFFKPTADALGITIKEDTTNGLDDVRLQVTGNAVKWDITELGADECARGSKEGLFEKLDYGIIDKSGINPKLVHDDWVGISYTSVVLIYRTDVFGDKGPKTWADFWNVEKFPGRRALSSSQATETLSVAALASGLPIDKVYPVDIDGALKSVDKIRGHVDAWWTSGAQAMQLVKDGEVDMASIWNGRAGTLKKEGAPVSFSFDQGVLTADCMVIPKGAKNKDAAMKALAMFVSPQLQANLPLYVDNGPVNEKAFETGKIPPERIKDINSAPENVKKQVLQDAAFWRDNLVEATEKFNNLIQQ; the protein is encoded by the coding sequence ATGAACAGGACCACCAGCTTTAGAACTCTAGCGATAGCCGGGCTCATTGCCTCCGTGGCAGTGCCCGCGGTCGCCGCCGACACGATCACCGTCGCCTCATGGGGCGGCACCTATCAGGAGGCACAGACCAAGGCCTTCTTCAAGCCGACCGCCGATGCGCTCGGCATCACCATCAAGGAAGACACGACCAACGGCCTCGATGACGTACGCCTGCAGGTGACCGGCAATGCGGTGAAATGGGACATCACCGAACTCGGCGCCGACGAATGCGCGCGCGGCTCGAAGGAAGGGCTGTTCGAAAAGCTGGATTACGGCATCATCGACAAGAGCGGCATCAACCCCAAGCTGGTGCATGACGATTGGGTCGGCATTTCCTACACGTCCGTCGTGCTGATCTACCGGACCGACGTCTTCGGCGACAAGGGCCCGAAGACATGGGCCGACTTCTGGAACGTGGAAAAGTTTCCGGGACGGCGTGCGCTGAGCAGCAGCCAGGCGACGGAGACGCTGAGCGTCGCAGCGCTTGCCTCCGGCCTGCCGATCGACAAGGTCTATCCCGTCGACATCGACGGCGCGCTGAAATCGGTCGACAAGATCCGTGGCCATGTCGACGCCTGGTGGACCTCCGGCGCCCAGGCCATGCAACTGGTGAAGGATGGCGAAGTCGACATGGCGAGCATCTGGAACGGCCGCGCCGGCACTTTGAAGAAGGAAGGCGCGCCGGTCAGCTTCTCCTTCGACCAGGGCGTGCTCACCGCCGATTGCATGGTCATCCCCAAGGGCGCCAAGAACAAGGACGCGGCGATGAAGGCGCTGGCCATGTTCGTCAGCCCGCAACTGCAGGCCAATCTGCCGCTCTATGTCGACAATGGACCGGTGAACGAGAAGGCCTTCGAAACCGGCAAGATCCCGCCGGAGCGGATCAAGGACATCAATTCGGCGCCCGAAAACGTCAAGAAGCAGGTGTTGCAGGATGCCGCATTCTGGCGCGACAACCTCGTCGAGGCGACGGAGAAGTTCAACAACCTGATCCAGCAATAG
- a CDS encoding ABC transporter ATP-binding protein — MSIAPSALPIGMRAIEKRFGSVPVLRDLNLDVEAGEFLTLLGPSGSGKTTLLMILAGFVRANGGSIKVGGDEIITTPPHRRNIGMVFQNYALFPHMNVFHNIAFPLKQRGVGVTETAQRVEKALELVKLQGLAERRVDQLSGGQRQRVALARAIVFEPRIVLMDEPLSALDKGLREHMQIELRALHRRLGMTTVYVTHDQREAITMSDRIAVMNGGRIEQLDRPETLYAAPKTQFVAGFIGESNFIPVESRNGSVWYEDRLIQTGAPTPPAGPHLMVVRPEKLRLVTASDPSTGVNVLDATVSDIIYQGDSFVCYASLRDGRQLTLRDYCRSDVLARLPAPGQPITLGLDAKDTILVAAEG; from the coding sequence TTGTCCATTGCACCATCCGCGCTGCCGATCGGCATGCGCGCGATCGAGAAACGATTTGGCAGCGTGCCGGTGCTGCGCGACCTGAACCTCGATGTCGAGGCCGGCGAGTTCCTGACGCTGCTTGGGCCCTCGGGCTCGGGCAAGACGACGCTGCTGATGATCCTGGCCGGTTTCGTGCGAGCCAATGGCGGATCGATCAAGGTCGGCGGCGACGAGATCATCACCACGCCACCGCACCGGCGCAATATCGGCATGGTGTTCCAGAACTATGCGCTGTTTCCGCATATGAACGTCTTCCACAACATCGCCTTTCCGCTGAAGCAGCGCGGCGTCGGTGTGACAGAGACAGCGCAGCGGGTGGAGAAGGCGCTGGAGCTGGTGAAGCTGCAGGGCCTGGCCGAGCGCCGGGTAGACCAGCTTTCCGGCGGCCAGCGCCAGCGCGTGGCCCTGGCGCGCGCCATCGTCTTCGAGCCGCGCATCGTCTTGATGGATGAACCGCTGTCGGCGCTCGACAAGGGCCTGCGCGAGCATATGCAGATCGAATTGCGTGCGCTTCATCGCCGTCTCGGCATGACGACGGTCTATGTCACGCACGACCAGCGCGAAGCCATCACCATGTCGGACCGTATCGCGGTGATGAACGGTGGCCGCATCGAACAGCTCGACAGGCCCGAAACGCTTTATGCCGCGCCGAAGACGCAATTCGTAGCCGGCTTCATCGGCGAATCGAACTTCATCCCGGTCGAAAGCCGCAATGGCTCGGTCTGGTATGAGGACAGGCTGATCCAGACCGGCGCACCGACGCCGCCGGCCGGTCCGCATCTGATGGTGGTGCGGCCGGAGAAGCTGCGGCTGGTCACGGCATCCGACCCGTCGACCGGCGTCAATGTGCTCGATGCGACGGTCAGCGACATCATCTACCAGGGCGACAGTTTCGTCTGCTATGCCAGCCTGCGCGACGGCCGCCAGCTGACGCTGCGCGACTATTGCCGCAGCGACGTGCTGGCAAGGCTGCCGGCGCCCGGCCAGCCGATCACGCTCGGCCTCGATGCCAAGGACACGATCCTGGTGGCGGCCGAGGGATGA